The Glycine soja cultivar W05 chromosome 15, ASM419377v2, whole genome shotgun sequence region TAGTCATTAAAATTATGCTTTTAATCCTTATATATGCAGGTTTGTCTCTATTAGTccctaatataaaaatttgtatttttactCCTTTTGTGAAATATCTTTTGAGTTCTTCTTGTAGTCTTGcaataaaaaattgtcataaattgtggacatgcatctaaataataaaaaataagccaagaaggattaaaaaatatatttgtaaatttgacggacaaaaaaatacaaattttaattttagagattaaaaaagataatttcccAAATTCAAGTGATTAAAAGCATATTTAACCTAAAACAAAAACgttatataaacattaaataattaaattataaaatatagctCAATGTGTATTGAGGAGACTTGAGTTTTTTCCATACAAATTACATCCTTAGGGAAAAAAAATTTTAGCctttaaatatgattaaacttggactgaaaattaattttataattaaagcaaataataaaaatttgtaagtaattgtgtgtttttgttgttgtgagtGGTTAAGATCCATTTGTGTTTGTAGGGGAgggggaggaggaggagaggtgaaatacatttttgtttagtaataaggaaaaaaagaaacaatacaAATATGATTATGTTGTTATACAATCcgacaaaaaaatcatattttccaTTGCATTAATTTTTCACCCACTGTATCCACAATGAAAATACAATTCTTTGTATATTGTACAATGAAATCTTATTTtcattgctttatttttttttcacaccccaaataacaatgaaaatataattccgTTCTATACTTATATAATAGAATTgtatttatgttattattttttttttcaccctatacataataaaaatacaattctaTTATGTTTGTGTGTAAGGGTTAATTTTGGGATATTACTAAATGGCACCCACGTGAGTAGTACCAATAGCAACacacttgttattttttgtctttcgaACCCTTTCTGCTCCCATTCGATCCTTTGTGGCTCATTGTATTCGAACGAACCCTAACAACCTCTGTGGCTCTGTGTGAGACTGCGAGCCACGAACCCAATCTCCGACGACGACGACCTCTGTCCAGGGACGACTTATCTCCGGAGACCCACAACTTTTCCGGCGACCAACCGTGCGCAGGTTTTTTTTTCTcgttttttcttgtttctttttttcttcgtcAACTGTTTTTCTttgctttttcttctcttctcaaaTGTTCTTCATCTGGTATTCTGTTTATGCTGGTGCTCTGTTTTTCTGAAATTTCAGTTTTTCATCtcaattctgttttttttattaatttcagaTTTTCAATTATGTGCTTTAATAAATTCAGAATGTATTATTTGTTTGTTGTCCAGAGGTTTGtccaaattgttttttttttcagttataGCCTTATAAAACCTTggtgtttttattaattatgtttatgACTTTGTGATGActgaaattatgaattttatgaATTGTGTCATTGAGGACCAAGTGGCCATGCGGATCCCTGCCCCAACCAAGGATAACACAACTCTTTAGAGATTGAATAAATTGTGTTGGACTTAATTATGCAACACCCCTTCATGGCTCATTTTGTCAACACTAGTGTTTTGAAAATGTTTGACTGATATGTGAGTTGTGGCATCATATTTTTGCTCTACCTGATTTTAGCTGTTTCTCAATGTGTACATTTGCAttgtttaattgatattttgacACTGAAGCTTCTACAGGTGCAAGGATAAGTGTGTGATCTATCTATAAACGCAAGATGTCAGCTGGGCCTGGACTTGAATCTCTTGTAGATCGTAAGTCATCtgtaaatatttatgttttgcTTTGATGTTTGGAATTCTCTACATAGTTAAATCTTTATGTTTTGCTTTGATGTTTGGAATTCTATACATAGTTATATTATTTGCTGCACTTATTAACGACAATTATTTAAGTTAATGAAGCATTAGGAACTAGTTCTCCACCAAATTGTGTTTCTGTGAGATATGCCTTAAACCATGCTAGTAGTTGCTATATTTTACTGAATCTTTTGGTTGTTGACAGAGACAATTTCAGTCATTACAAATGATGGACGAAATATAGTGGTAAGCTTTAGTATATAAACCAAATTAGCTCTTGATTATTTGTAGTGTGTTAACAAGTGTCATTGCTCTAACTTCTCAAtacaatgcttttttgttcagGGAGTCCTGAAAGGTTTTGATCAGGCAACAAATATAATTCTTGATGAGTCCCATGAACGAGTTTATTCTACCAAGGTATGATGAAGTTATGCAATTGCAGAAAAATTCCTTCAAAGATTAATGAGCCATAACTTCAATGAACTTAGTATTTATATTTAGCTTTGAGACCTCTAAAATGAGCATTCTCACTTTTGAGGGTAAAGTAAGCATCACATCTTTACCATTCAATGTTCTAACAGATTAGATTGTCACTTTTCattataatattcttaaaatattaaatataaaacacatAAAACTTATACCTCTTGCCAACATGTTCTCTCTGTTAGATGACAGGCAAGGCTACCGTGCAGCATTAGATTCTACATAATGCAATGGGGGCAAATTCCATGTCTACTATGCTAGATGTTAGATATATCTGAGACCAAGAGGAATTTGTCTATGATTAAGAAAGACCATTTGTTGAGAAGCTGGTTTTATAATCCCAACAACAATACCCTTATCTTCCTAGGAGAGTTGGTTACATGGATACATTACATTATTGGGTTTGCAAGAACCAACTTCATGCAATATACTTCTTCATCAATGCCTCTGGTAGTCTTCTTTGttcatgcccaaaccaccttaACTAATTTCCTGTTATCTTTTCCTCAATAGGTGCCATACCAATATCTCTTATATAATCATTTTGTATCTTGTTCTTTCTTGTGTTATCACATCCATTTTAACAGTCATTTTGGCTAGTGTTACtccctctttttttctcttattgtcCCTTTGAAGCCCATCATTTGCTACCATAGAATATAGTTGATTGTGTAGCAATacgataaaacttttttttgaaCTTAGTAGGCACTTTGTAATCATAAATAAGACCCAAGTCTTTCTCTATTTTAACCACCCTGCTTGTATCTTGTAAGATCCTTAATTTTCCCATCATTTGGTAATGTGGATCACTTGATCTCAAATACATAAACTTTGAAATCTATGGTATGACATCTCCAATTTTTACCTCCAAGTCATTTTCCTCTTCTTGCTAAGTTGCAATGTATATCCTCACTCTTACTGCTACTTATGTGAAAACCCTTTGGCTCTATAGTTCCAACTCCCAAAAATTAAACTGCTTTTTCATGCCTTAGAA contains the following coding sequences:
- the LOC114388400 gene encoding sm-like protein LSM8 produces the protein MSAGPGLESLVDQTISVITNDGRNIVGVLKGFDQATNIILDESHERVYSTKEGVQQLVLGLYIIRGDNISVVGELDEELDSSLDLSKLRAHPLKPVIH